Proteins from a single region of Manis javanica isolate MJ-LG chromosome 5, MJ_LKY, whole genome shotgun sequence:
- the CRACD gene encoding capping protein-inhibiting regulator of actin dynamics isoform X3, producing the protein MKKADRGQARLEEELFLTSPMETVTQDVILSDIENKPSDTPSPLSPPSLPGATREMEEKVAPVKPSRPKRHFSSAGTIESVNLDAIPLAIARLDNSAARHKLSVKPKNQRVSKKHRRLAGDQPRKQGGLPSQLSLDQNGHPAEDKAVCHEDEPELQDSEEEKRCQEEYWRDLEAKCRRQKAEAAERRRLEEQRLQALERRLWEESRRQELLEEEGEEEEAEEKELQLGAEVRQRGEERQRLKEHGCPGPEQREQEEGGRLGVEEALPGLEEGAEPLEVHSRQEAEKQWQEEEERELKELRRLGELEEQRWQEAERQRLEEERLEELEEQRPREEEEKRLRELQRQEELEEQRHQEEEEAKEEARQLEETEAQRRRGAEECREAPSLGQGSQRQLDDNPPQTDFAEKPEEQERLKPEKPGENSEEPSIFEESHEVEPSGEQQGEQGDVHRDDGCATVLPPQKPAAQGEATPAPAEQTAAAPAGTDRQGEELRWQEVDEWQAMPRPYTFQVSSGGKQILFPKVNLSPVTPMKHVGLVSAPQELKARKASPAPHALPSSQSIPHTAILVTRAQLCGPAVNLSQIKDTACKSLLGLSEEKKRAEGAGLENPSRAGSGKARPAAEAPGSVAALAEWASIRSRILRNTEGERRGERGLWRLGAQHALRGRCDSRGNPRKTPPVNAKFSITPAWQKFSDGGTETSKENAEAESMRQRGVLGPGHSTAAQPLAAGTRQHPKGAATLEPTDTAEGCKFAKDLPSFLVPSLADPPQKAVARAEPEATSDSETASVGRPDPVVPGGEENASPFGIKLRRTTYSLRFHGDQQPEQKRKKRPGGPADGPGGRAPAQVEQPAEGVARPRCPAPAPCEDAAPGARAAPALAPGHPTAGGRAPAPEPDKAASRMPWVRKPALAPKPAGRTPPASPVSWLSRPCPVELPVRPPGRPDPEPSRPCSEGQDGAAGPPSPPPSEPRRAQEEEEDERRPASPALLAGQPEKPSQSPVAGKKEKPVLQSRHSLDGSRPAGKVEAAQPLWITLALKKQKGFREQQATREERKQAREAKQAEKLSKENVSVSPQPGSGCASRDGSLHKPPAQPEEQQPETAVSRLERREQLRKANTLPTSVTVEISDSAPTTQLVKEVTKRFSTPDAAPVSTEPAWLALAKRKAKAWSDCPQIIK; encoded by the exons ATGAAGAAGGCAGACAGGGGCCAGGCTCGCTTAGAAGAGGAACTGTTCCTGACCAGCCCCATGGAAACTGTAACTCAGGACGTCATCCTCTCAGACATAGAGAACAAA CCCAGTGATACACCAAGTCCTCTGAGTCCTCCGAGTCTGCCTGGAGCCACACGTGAGATGGAAGAGAAG GTGGCTCCAGTTAAACCATCTCGGCCAAAAAGGCACTTCTCTTCCGCTGGCACCATCGAAAGTGTCAACCTAGATGCCATCCCCCTGGCCATCGCTCGCCTGGACAACAGTGCAGCCAGGCACAAGCTGTCTGTCAAGCCAAAAAACCAAAGGGTGTCAAAGAAGCACAGACGACTCGCTGGG GATCAGCCACGTAAACAAGGTGGCCTTCCGAGTCAGCTGTCCCTGGACCAGAATGGACACCCTGCAGAAGACAAGGCAGTCTGCCATGAAGACGAACCTGAGCTGCAGGACTCCGAGGAAGAGAAGAGATGCCAAGAAGAATACTGGAGGGACCTTGAGGCCAAGTGCAGACGGCAAAAGGCCGAAGCAGCTGAGAGGAGACGCCTGGAAGAGCAGAGACTGCAGGCTCTGGAGAGGAGGCTTTGGGAAGAAAGCAGAAGGCAGGAACtcttggaggaggaaggagaggaagaggaggcagaagagaaagaACTACAACTAGGGGCCGAAGTGAGGCAGCGCGGAGAGGAGAGGCAGCGACTGAAGGAGCATGGTTGCCCAGGCCCTGAGCagagggagcaggaggaaggagggcGCCTGGGGGTCGAGGAGGCCCTGCCGGGGCTGGAAGAAGGGGCCGAGCCACTGGAGGTGCACAGCCGGCAGGAGGCTGAGAAGCAgtggcaggaagaagaggagagagagttgAAGGAGCTCAGAAGACTGGGGGAGCTGGAGGAGCAGAGGTGGCAGGAGGCTGAGCGGCAGCGGCTGgaggaggagaggctggaggagctggaggagcagaggccgcgagaggaagaagaaaagcggCTCCGGGAGCTCCAGCGgcaggaggagctggaggagcagaggcaccaggaggaggaggaggccaagGAAGAGGCGAGACAGCTGGAGGAAACGGAGGCCCAGAGGCGGCGGGGAGCAGAGGAGTGTCGGGAGGCACCGAGCCTGGGACAGGGGAGTCAGCGGCAGCTGGACGACAACCCGCCGCAGACTGACTTTGCAGAGAAACCGGAAGAACAAGAGCGCCTGAAACCGGAGAAGCCGGGAGAGAACTCGGAGGAGCCAAGTATTTTTGAGGAGAGCCACGAGGTGGAGCCATCTGGAGAGCAGCAGGGCGAGCAGGGGGATGTGCACAGGGATGATGGTTGTGCTACCGTACTGCCTCCCCAGAAACCAGCGGCGCAAGGGGAAGCGACGCCAGCTCCAGCGGAGCAGACGGCAGCTGCCCCTgcagggacagacagacaggggGAGGAGCTCCGGTGGCAGGAGGTGGACGAGTGGCAGGCCATGCCCAGACCCTACACTTTCCAGGTGTCATCAGGCGGGAAGCAGATCCTGTTCCCCAAAGTCAATCTGAGCCCTGTGACACCAATGAAACACGTGGGACTCGTCTCTGCTCCACAGGAGCTGAAGGCCCGCAAAGCCAGCCCTGCCCCCCAcgccctgccctcctcccagagcatCCCCCACACGGCCATTCTGGTCACCAGAGCACAGCTCTGCGGCCCGGCTGTCAACCTGAGCCAGATCAAGGACACGGCGTGCAAGTCTCTCCTGGGCCTGTCAGAGGAAAAGAAGCGAGCGGAGGGCGCCGGCCTGGAGAACCCTTCCCGCGCCGGCAGCGGGAAGGCCAGGCCCGCCGCGGAGGCCCCGGGCAGTGTGGCCGCCCTCGCCGAATGGGCTTCCATCCGGTCCAGAATCCTGAGGAACACGGAAGGCGAGCGGCGCGGGGAGAGGGGCCTGTGGCGGCTGGGTGCTCAGCACGCCCTGCGGGGCCGCTGTGATTCACGCGGAAACCCCCGCAAGACCCCACCAGTCAACGCAAAGTTCTCTATTACGCCCGCCTGGCAGAAATTCTCCGATGGAGGCACGGAAACCTCCAAAGAAAACGCAGAGGCGGAGAGCATGAGACAGAGGGGCGTGCTGGGGCCCGGCCACAGCACGgcagcccagcccctggctgcCGGTACCAGGCAGCACCCGAAGGGCGCGGCCACGCTGGAGCCGACGGACACCGCCGAGGGGTGCAAATTTGCCAAAGATCTTCCGTCTTTCCTTGTTCCAAGCCTTGCTGACCCGCCACAGAAAGCAGTGGCCCGTGCAGAGCCCGAGGCCACCTCGGACAGCGAGACCGCCAGCGTAGGAAGGCCGGACCCCGTGGTGCCAGGCGGGGAGGAAAATGCCTCGCCTTTCGGAATCAAACTGAGAAGGACCACCTACTCCTTACGCTTCCACGGCGACCAGCAGCCAGAGCAAAAGCGGAAGAAAAGGCCGGGCGGCCCCGCGGACGGCCCGGGCGGGCGGGCACCTGCCCAGGTTGAGCAGCCGGCAGAGGGTGTGGCGCGGCCGCGCTGCCCGGCCCCAGCGCCCTGCGAGGACGCTGCCCCAGGAGCCCGCGCAGCCCCTGCGCTGGCGCCGGGGCACCCCACGGCCGGTGGCCGGGCCCCGGCTCCCGAGCCCGACAAGGCTGCGAGCAGAATGCCGTGGGTGCGCAAGCCGGCGCTGGCCCCCAAGCCCGCCGGCCGGACGCCGCCGGCCTCCCCCGTCTCCTGGCTGAGCAGGCCTTGCCCAGTGGAGCTGCCGGTGCGCCCGCCAGGGAGGCCAGACCCGGAGCCCAGCAGGCCCTGCTCGGAGGGCCAGGACGGTGCTGCGGGGCCGCCCTCGCCGCCACCCTCTGAGCCGAGGAGGgcgcaggaggaggaggaagacgagCGGAGACCCGCTTCCCCCGCCCTGCTCGCCGGGCAGCCCGAGAAGCCCTCCCAAAGCCCCGTGGCCGGAAAGAAAG AAAAGCCAGTGCTTCAGAGCAGGCATTCTTTAGATGGCTCCAGGCCTGCGGGGAAGGTTGAAGCTGCGCAGCCACTGTGGATTACACTAGCACTGAAAAAGCAGAAGGGGTTTCGGGAGCAGCAAGCGACTCGAGAGGAGAGGAAGCAAGCCAGGGAGGCTAAACAGGCAGAAAAACTCTCCAAAGAGAAT GTCAGTGTCAGCCCGCAGCCTGGAAGCGGCTGTGCCAGCAGAGATGGTTCCCTGCACAAGCCCCCAGCTCAGCCagaggagcagcagccagagactGCAGTGTCCAGGCTTGAGCGCAGAGAACAGCTCAGAAAGGCCAACACTCTTCCTACGTCTGTGACAG TGGAGATCTCGGATTCCGCTCCCACAACGCAGCTGGTGAAAGAAGTCACGAAGAGGTTCTCTACCCCAGATGCCGCCCCCGTGTCGACAGAACCAGCCTGGTTGGCTCTAGCCAAAAGGAAAGCCAAGGCCTGGAGCGACTGTCCACAGATTATTAAGTAA
- the CRACD gene encoding capping protein-inhibiting regulator of actin dynamics isoform X2 → MELGHFPMTVFLSLMGEQKVSRQFKQCHRTTSWAKSKLFSRLSSMFLRQLGKNIKFGQPPPNAIPMKKADRGQARLEEELFLTSPMETVTQDVILSDIENKPSDTPSPLSPPSLPGATREMEEKVAPVKPSRPKRHFSSAGTIESVNLDAIPLAIARLDNSAARHKLSVKPKNQRVSKKHRRLAGDQPRKQGGLPSQLSLDQNGHPAEDKAVCHEDEPELQDSEEEKRCQEEYWRDLEAKCRRQKAEAAERRRLEEQRLQALERRLWEESRRQELLEEEGEEEEAEEKELQLGAEVRQRGEERQRLKEHGCPGPEQREQEEGGRLGVEEALPGLEEGAEPLEVHSRQEAEKQWQEEEERELKELRRLGELEEQRWQEAERQRLEEERLEELEEQRPREEEEKRLRELQRQEELEEQRHQEEEEAKEEARQLEETEAQRRRGAEECREAPSLGQGSQRQLDDNPPQTDFAEKPEEQERLKPEKPGENSEEPSIFEESHEVEPSGEQQGEQGDVHRDDGCATVLPPQKPAAQGEATPAPAEQTAAAPAGTDRQGEELRWQEVDEWQAMPRPYTFQVSSGGKQILFPKVNLSPVTPMKHVGLVSAPQELKARKASPAPHALPSSQSIPHTAILVTRAQLCGPAVNLSQIKDTACKSLLGLSEEKKRAEGAGLENPSRAGSGKARPAAEAPGSVAALAEWASIRSRILRNTEGERRGERGLWRLGAQHALRGRCDSRGNPRKTPPVNAKFSITPAWQKFSDGGTETSKENAEAESMRQRGVLGPGHSTAAQPLAAGTRQHPKGAATLEPTDTAEGCKFAKDLPSFLVPSLADPPQKAVARAEPEATSDSETASVGRPDPVVPGGEENASPFGIKLRRTTYSLRFHGDQQPEQKRKKRPGGPADGPGGRAPAQVEQPAEGVARPRCPAPAPCEDAAPGARAAPALAPGHPTAGGRAPAPEPDKAASRMPWVRKPALAPKPAGRTPPASPVSWLSRPCPVELPVRPPGRPDPEPSRPCSEGQDGAAGPPSPPPSEPRRAQEEEEDERRPASPALLAGQPEKPSQSPVAGKKEKPVLQSRHSLDGSRPAGKVEAAQPLWITLALKKQKGFREQQATREERKQAREAKQAEKLSKENVSVSPQPGSGCASRDGSLHKPPAQPEEQQPETAVSRLERREQLRKANTLPTSVTVEISDSAPTTQLVKEVTKRFSTPDAAPVSTEPAWLALAKRKAKAWSDCPQIIK, encoded by the exons cGACAGTTGGGCAAGAACATCAAGTTTGGGCAGCCACCACCCAATGCCATCCCCATGAAGAAGGCAGACAGGGGCCAGGCTCGCTTAGAAGAGGAACTGTTCCTGACCAGCCCCATGGAAACTGTAACTCAGGACGTCATCCTCTCAGACATAGAGAACAAA CCCAGTGATACACCAAGTCCTCTGAGTCCTCCGAGTCTGCCTGGAGCCACACGTGAGATGGAAGAGAAG GTGGCTCCAGTTAAACCATCTCGGCCAAAAAGGCACTTCTCTTCCGCTGGCACCATCGAAAGTGTCAACCTAGATGCCATCCCCCTGGCCATCGCTCGCCTGGACAACAGTGCAGCCAGGCACAAGCTGTCTGTCAAGCCAAAAAACCAAAGGGTGTCAAAGAAGCACAGACGACTCGCTGGG GATCAGCCACGTAAACAAGGTGGCCTTCCGAGTCAGCTGTCCCTGGACCAGAATGGACACCCTGCAGAAGACAAGGCAGTCTGCCATGAAGACGAACCTGAGCTGCAGGACTCCGAGGAAGAGAAGAGATGCCAAGAAGAATACTGGAGGGACCTTGAGGCCAAGTGCAGACGGCAAAAGGCCGAAGCAGCTGAGAGGAGACGCCTGGAAGAGCAGAGACTGCAGGCTCTGGAGAGGAGGCTTTGGGAAGAAAGCAGAAGGCAGGAACtcttggaggaggaaggagaggaagaggaggcagaagagaaagaACTACAACTAGGGGCCGAAGTGAGGCAGCGCGGAGAGGAGAGGCAGCGACTGAAGGAGCATGGTTGCCCAGGCCCTGAGCagagggagcaggaggaaggagggcGCCTGGGGGTCGAGGAGGCCCTGCCGGGGCTGGAAGAAGGGGCCGAGCCACTGGAGGTGCACAGCCGGCAGGAGGCTGAGAAGCAgtggcaggaagaagaggagagagagttgAAGGAGCTCAGAAGACTGGGGGAGCTGGAGGAGCAGAGGTGGCAGGAGGCTGAGCGGCAGCGGCTGgaggaggagaggctggaggagctggaggagcagaggccgcgagaggaagaagaaaagcggCTCCGGGAGCTCCAGCGgcaggaggagctggaggagcagaggcaccaggaggaggaggaggccaagGAAGAGGCGAGACAGCTGGAGGAAACGGAGGCCCAGAGGCGGCGGGGAGCAGAGGAGTGTCGGGAGGCACCGAGCCTGGGACAGGGGAGTCAGCGGCAGCTGGACGACAACCCGCCGCAGACTGACTTTGCAGAGAAACCGGAAGAACAAGAGCGCCTGAAACCGGAGAAGCCGGGAGAGAACTCGGAGGAGCCAAGTATTTTTGAGGAGAGCCACGAGGTGGAGCCATCTGGAGAGCAGCAGGGCGAGCAGGGGGATGTGCACAGGGATGATGGTTGTGCTACCGTACTGCCTCCCCAGAAACCAGCGGCGCAAGGGGAAGCGACGCCAGCTCCAGCGGAGCAGACGGCAGCTGCCCCTgcagggacagacagacaggggGAGGAGCTCCGGTGGCAGGAGGTGGACGAGTGGCAGGCCATGCCCAGACCCTACACTTTCCAGGTGTCATCAGGCGGGAAGCAGATCCTGTTCCCCAAAGTCAATCTGAGCCCTGTGACACCAATGAAACACGTGGGACTCGTCTCTGCTCCACAGGAGCTGAAGGCCCGCAAAGCCAGCCCTGCCCCCCAcgccctgccctcctcccagagcatCCCCCACACGGCCATTCTGGTCACCAGAGCACAGCTCTGCGGCCCGGCTGTCAACCTGAGCCAGATCAAGGACACGGCGTGCAAGTCTCTCCTGGGCCTGTCAGAGGAAAAGAAGCGAGCGGAGGGCGCCGGCCTGGAGAACCCTTCCCGCGCCGGCAGCGGGAAGGCCAGGCCCGCCGCGGAGGCCCCGGGCAGTGTGGCCGCCCTCGCCGAATGGGCTTCCATCCGGTCCAGAATCCTGAGGAACACGGAAGGCGAGCGGCGCGGGGAGAGGGGCCTGTGGCGGCTGGGTGCTCAGCACGCCCTGCGGGGCCGCTGTGATTCACGCGGAAACCCCCGCAAGACCCCACCAGTCAACGCAAAGTTCTCTATTACGCCCGCCTGGCAGAAATTCTCCGATGGAGGCACGGAAACCTCCAAAGAAAACGCAGAGGCGGAGAGCATGAGACAGAGGGGCGTGCTGGGGCCCGGCCACAGCACGgcagcccagcccctggctgcCGGTACCAGGCAGCACCCGAAGGGCGCGGCCACGCTGGAGCCGACGGACACCGCCGAGGGGTGCAAATTTGCCAAAGATCTTCCGTCTTTCCTTGTTCCAAGCCTTGCTGACCCGCCACAGAAAGCAGTGGCCCGTGCAGAGCCCGAGGCCACCTCGGACAGCGAGACCGCCAGCGTAGGAAGGCCGGACCCCGTGGTGCCAGGCGGGGAGGAAAATGCCTCGCCTTTCGGAATCAAACTGAGAAGGACCACCTACTCCTTACGCTTCCACGGCGACCAGCAGCCAGAGCAAAAGCGGAAGAAAAGGCCGGGCGGCCCCGCGGACGGCCCGGGCGGGCGGGCACCTGCCCAGGTTGAGCAGCCGGCAGAGGGTGTGGCGCGGCCGCGCTGCCCGGCCCCAGCGCCCTGCGAGGACGCTGCCCCAGGAGCCCGCGCAGCCCCTGCGCTGGCGCCGGGGCACCCCACGGCCGGTGGCCGGGCCCCGGCTCCCGAGCCCGACAAGGCTGCGAGCAGAATGCCGTGGGTGCGCAAGCCGGCGCTGGCCCCCAAGCCCGCCGGCCGGACGCCGCCGGCCTCCCCCGTCTCCTGGCTGAGCAGGCCTTGCCCAGTGGAGCTGCCGGTGCGCCCGCCAGGGAGGCCAGACCCGGAGCCCAGCAGGCCCTGCTCGGAGGGCCAGGACGGTGCTGCGGGGCCGCCCTCGCCGCCACCCTCTGAGCCGAGGAGGgcgcaggaggaggaggaagacgagCGGAGACCCGCTTCCCCCGCCCTGCTCGCCGGGCAGCCCGAGAAGCCCTCCCAAAGCCCCGTGGCCGGAAAGAAAG AAAAGCCAGTGCTTCAGAGCAGGCATTCTTTAGATGGCTCCAGGCCTGCGGGGAAGGTTGAAGCTGCGCAGCCACTGTGGATTACACTAGCACTGAAAAAGCAGAAGGGGTTTCGGGAGCAGCAAGCGACTCGAGAGGAGAGGAAGCAAGCCAGGGAGGCTAAACAGGCAGAAAAACTCTCCAAAGAGAAT GTCAGTGTCAGCCCGCAGCCTGGAAGCGGCTGTGCCAGCAGAGATGGTTCCCTGCACAAGCCCCCAGCTCAGCCagaggagcagcagccagagactGCAGTGTCCAGGCTTGAGCGCAGAGAACAGCTCAGAAAGGCCAACACTCTTCCTACGTCTGTGACAG TGGAGATCTCGGATTCCGCTCCCACAACGCAGCTGGTGAAAGAAGTCACGAAGAGGTTCTCTACCCCAGATGCCGCCCCCGTGTCGACAGAACCAGCCTGGTTGGCTCTAGCCAAAAGGAAAGCCAAGGCCTGGAGCGACTGTCCACAGATTATTAAGTAA
- the CRACD gene encoding capping protein-inhibiting regulator of actin dynamics isoform X1, protein MAMEEIKLTQNIHNESLGADVSDQKTGGKFQPFKKFFGKRKKKDTTLSQEASVGKRNHSLQSVSNGTFFSDEETLEDNLRSFNHSMELGHFPMTVFLSLMGEQKVSRQFKQCHRTTSWAKSKLFSRLSSMFLRQLGKNIKFGQPPPNAIPMKKADRGQARLEEELFLTSPMETVTQDVILSDIENKPSDTPSPLSPPSLPGATREMEEKVAPVKPSRPKRHFSSAGTIESVNLDAIPLAIARLDNSAARHKLSVKPKNQRVSKKHRRLAGDQPRKQGGLPSQLSLDQNGHPAEDKAVCHEDEPELQDSEEEKRCQEEYWRDLEAKCRRQKAEAAERRRLEEQRLQALERRLWEESRRQELLEEEGEEEEAEEKELQLGAEVRQRGEERQRLKEHGCPGPEQREQEEGGRLGVEEALPGLEEGAEPLEVHSRQEAEKQWQEEEERELKELRRLGELEEQRWQEAERQRLEEERLEELEEQRPREEEEKRLRELQRQEELEEQRHQEEEEAKEEARQLEETEAQRRRGAEECREAPSLGQGSQRQLDDNPPQTDFAEKPEEQERLKPEKPGENSEEPSIFEESHEVEPSGEQQGEQGDVHRDDGCATVLPPQKPAAQGEATPAPAEQTAAAPAGTDRQGEELRWQEVDEWQAMPRPYTFQVSSGGKQILFPKVNLSPVTPMKHVGLVSAPQELKARKASPAPHALPSSQSIPHTAILVTRAQLCGPAVNLSQIKDTACKSLLGLSEEKKRAEGAGLENPSRAGSGKARPAAEAPGSVAALAEWASIRSRILRNTEGERRGERGLWRLGAQHALRGRCDSRGNPRKTPPVNAKFSITPAWQKFSDGGTETSKENAEAESMRQRGVLGPGHSTAAQPLAAGTRQHPKGAATLEPTDTAEGCKFAKDLPSFLVPSLADPPQKAVARAEPEATSDSETASVGRPDPVVPGGEENASPFGIKLRRTTYSLRFHGDQQPEQKRKKRPGGPADGPGGRAPAQVEQPAEGVARPRCPAPAPCEDAAPGARAAPALAPGHPTAGGRAPAPEPDKAASRMPWVRKPALAPKPAGRTPPASPVSWLSRPCPVELPVRPPGRPDPEPSRPCSEGQDGAAGPPSPPPSEPRRAQEEEEDERRPASPALLAGQPEKPSQSPVAGKKEKPVLQSRHSLDGSRPAGKVEAAQPLWITLALKKQKGFREQQATREERKQAREAKQAEKLSKENVSVSPQPGSGCASRDGSLHKPPAQPEEQQPETAVSRLERREQLRKANTLPTSVTVEISDSAPTTQLVKEVTKRFSTPDAAPVSTEPAWLALAKRKAKAWSDCPQIIK, encoded by the exons cGACAGTTGGGCAAGAACATCAAGTTTGGGCAGCCACCACCCAATGCCATCCCCATGAAGAAGGCAGACAGGGGCCAGGCTCGCTTAGAAGAGGAACTGTTCCTGACCAGCCCCATGGAAACTGTAACTCAGGACGTCATCCTCTCAGACATAGAGAACAAA CCCAGTGATACACCAAGTCCTCTGAGTCCTCCGAGTCTGCCTGGAGCCACACGTGAGATGGAAGAGAAG GTGGCTCCAGTTAAACCATCTCGGCCAAAAAGGCACTTCTCTTCCGCTGGCACCATCGAAAGTGTCAACCTAGATGCCATCCCCCTGGCCATCGCTCGCCTGGACAACAGTGCAGCCAGGCACAAGCTGTCTGTCAAGCCAAAAAACCAAAGGGTGTCAAAGAAGCACAGACGACTCGCTGGG GATCAGCCACGTAAACAAGGTGGCCTTCCGAGTCAGCTGTCCCTGGACCAGAATGGACACCCTGCAGAAGACAAGGCAGTCTGCCATGAAGACGAACCTGAGCTGCAGGACTCCGAGGAAGAGAAGAGATGCCAAGAAGAATACTGGAGGGACCTTGAGGCCAAGTGCAGACGGCAAAAGGCCGAAGCAGCTGAGAGGAGACGCCTGGAAGAGCAGAGACTGCAGGCTCTGGAGAGGAGGCTTTGGGAAGAAAGCAGAAGGCAGGAACtcttggaggaggaaggagaggaagaggaggcagaagagaaagaACTACAACTAGGGGCCGAAGTGAGGCAGCGCGGAGAGGAGAGGCAGCGACTGAAGGAGCATGGTTGCCCAGGCCCTGAGCagagggagcaggaggaaggagggcGCCTGGGGGTCGAGGAGGCCCTGCCGGGGCTGGAAGAAGGGGCCGAGCCACTGGAGGTGCACAGCCGGCAGGAGGCTGAGAAGCAgtggcaggaagaagaggagagagagttgAAGGAGCTCAGAAGACTGGGGGAGCTGGAGGAGCAGAGGTGGCAGGAGGCTGAGCGGCAGCGGCTGgaggaggagaggctggaggagctggaggagcagaggccgcgagaggaagaagaaaagcggCTCCGGGAGCTCCAGCGgcaggaggagctggaggagcagaggcaccaggaggaggaggaggccaagGAAGAGGCGAGACAGCTGGAGGAAACGGAGGCCCAGAGGCGGCGGGGAGCAGAGGAGTGTCGGGAGGCACCGAGCCTGGGACAGGGGAGTCAGCGGCAGCTGGACGACAACCCGCCGCAGACTGACTTTGCAGAGAAACCGGAAGAACAAGAGCGCCTGAAACCGGAGAAGCCGGGAGAGAACTCGGAGGAGCCAAGTATTTTTGAGGAGAGCCACGAGGTGGAGCCATCTGGAGAGCAGCAGGGCGAGCAGGGGGATGTGCACAGGGATGATGGTTGTGCTACCGTACTGCCTCCCCAGAAACCAGCGGCGCAAGGGGAAGCGACGCCAGCTCCAGCGGAGCAGACGGCAGCTGCCCCTgcagggacagacagacaggggGAGGAGCTCCGGTGGCAGGAGGTGGACGAGTGGCAGGCCATGCCCAGACCCTACACTTTCCAGGTGTCATCAGGCGGGAAGCAGATCCTGTTCCCCAAAGTCAATCTGAGCCCTGTGACACCAATGAAACACGTGGGACTCGTCTCTGCTCCACAGGAGCTGAAGGCCCGCAAAGCCAGCCCTGCCCCCCAcgccctgccctcctcccagagcatCCCCCACACGGCCATTCTGGTCACCAGAGCACAGCTCTGCGGCCCGGCTGTCAACCTGAGCCAGATCAAGGACACGGCGTGCAAGTCTCTCCTGGGCCTGTCAGAGGAAAAGAAGCGAGCGGAGGGCGCCGGCCTGGAGAACCCTTCCCGCGCCGGCAGCGGGAAGGCCAGGCCCGCCGCGGAGGCCCCGGGCAGTGTGGCCGCCCTCGCCGAATGGGCTTCCATCCGGTCCAGAATCCTGAGGAACACGGAAGGCGAGCGGCGCGGGGAGAGGGGCCTGTGGCGGCTGGGTGCTCAGCACGCCCTGCGGGGCCGCTGTGATTCACGCGGAAACCCCCGCAAGACCCCACCAGTCAACGCAAAGTTCTCTATTACGCCCGCCTGGCAGAAATTCTCCGATGGAGGCACGGAAACCTCCAAAGAAAACGCAGAGGCGGAGAGCATGAGACAGAGGGGCGTGCTGGGGCCCGGCCACAGCACGgcagcccagcccctggctgcCGGTACCAGGCAGCACCCGAAGGGCGCGGCCACGCTGGAGCCGACGGACACCGCCGAGGGGTGCAAATTTGCCAAAGATCTTCCGTCTTTCCTTGTTCCAAGCCTTGCTGACCCGCCACAGAAAGCAGTGGCCCGTGCAGAGCCCGAGGCCACCTCGGACAGCGAGACCGCCAGCGTAGGAAGGCCGGACCCCGTGGTGCCAGGCGGGGAGGAAAATGCCTCGCCTTTCGGAATCAAACTGAGAAGGACCACCTACTCCTTACGCTTCCACGGCGACCAGCAGCCAGAGCAAAAGCGGAAGAAAAGGCCGGGCGGCCCCGCGGACGGCCCGGGCGGGCGGGCACCTGCCCAGGTTGAGCAGCCGGCAGAGGGTGTGGCGCGGCCGCGCTGCCCGGCCCCAGCGCCCTGCGAGGACGCTGCCCCAGGAGCCCGCGCAGCCCCTGCGCTGGCGCCGGGGCACCCCACGGCCGGTGGCCGGGCCCCGGCTCCCGAGCCCGACAAGGCTGCGAGCAGAATGCCGTGGGTGCGCAAGCCGGCGCTGGCCCCCAAGCCCGCCGGCCGGACGCCGCCGGCCTCCCCCGTCTCCTGGCTGAGCAGGCCTTGCCCAGTGGAGCTGCCGGTGCGCCCGCCAGGGAGGCCAGACCCGGAGCCCAGCAGGCCCTGCTCGGAGGGCCAGGACGGTGCTGCGGGGCCGCCCTCGCCGCCACCCTCTGAGCCGAGGAGGgcgcaggaggaggaggaagacgagCGGAGACCCGCTTCCCCCGCCCTGCTCGCCGGGCAGCCCGAGAAGCCCTCCCAAAGCCCCGTGGCCGGAAAGAAAG AAAAGCCAGTGCTTCAGAGCAGGCATTCTTTAGATGGCTCCAGGCCTGCGGGGAAGGTTGAAGCTGCGCAGCCACTGTGGATTACACTAGCACTGAAAAAGCAGAAGGGGTTTCGGGAGCAGCAAGCGACTCGAGAGGAGAGGAAGCAAGCCAGGGAGGCTAAACAGGCAGAAAAACTCTCCAAAGAGAAT GTCAGTGTCAGCCCGCAGCCTGGAAGCGGCTGTGCCAGCAGAGATGGTTCCCTGCACAAGCCCCCAGCTCAGCCagaggagcagcagccagagactGCAGTGTCCAGGCTTGAGCGCAGAGAACAGCTCAGAAAGGCCAACACTCTTCCTACGTCTGTGACAG TGGAGATCTCGGATTCCGCTCCCACAACGCAGCTGGTGAAAGAAGTCACGAAGAGGTTCTCTACCCCAGATGCCGCCCCCGTGTCGACAGAACCAGCCTGGTTGGCTCTAGCCAAAAGGAAAGCCAAGGCCTGGAGCGACTGTCCACAGATTATTAAGTAA